In Stenotrophomonas sp. 610A2, one DNA window encodes the following:
- a CDS encoding SulP family inorganic anion transporter: MSSLHSELAQWRANPLREMLAGAVATFALIPEVIAFSFVAGVDPQVGLFASFVLSIVIAVFGGRPAMITAAAGSVALVAAPLISAHGLPYLFAAGLLAGVIQIVFGVLRLGVLMRFVSSSVRTGFVNALAILIFAAQLPQLHGATAATWAMLALGLLVIYGLPRLPLPGVRAIPSPLICIVVLSLLASWLKLDLPTVADLGKLPDALPQWLGLPSLPFDLDTLRIIAMPALAIAMVGLLESMMTARVVDELTDTPSSKDRECTGLGVANIAASLFGGIAGCGMIGQTVGNVKYGGRGRLSTLFAGVFLLVLMVLLKPCVGQVPVIALVAIMVMVSVSTFDWRSLGALVRHPRLSGVVMLATVAVTLGTHNLAAGVGVGVLLSGVFFALKVARLLRVEAQDQADGSLRYVVRGQVFFASADAFIDAFDPRVAEGRAVVIDLSGAQLWDITAVAALEKVVSRYRHHGVKPRVLGLDRQGRALLRRVLRDGELAADDPAL; the protein is encoded by the coding sequence ATGTCCTCCCTGCATTCTGAACTGGCGCAATGGCGCGCCAATCCCCTGCGTGAAATGTTGGCCGGAGCCGTGGCCACGTTTGCGCTGATCCCCGAGGTCATCGCGTTCTCATTCGTGGCCGGGGTGGACCCGCAGGTTGGCCTGTTCGCTTCCTTCGTGCTGAGCATCGTCATTGCGGTGTTCGGCGGGCGGCCGGCGATGATCACGGCGGCTGCCGGTTCGGTGGCCTTGGTGGCGGCGCCGCTGATCAGCGCGCATGGTCTGCCGTATCTGTTTGCCGCCGGCCTGCTGGCGGGCGTCATCCAGATCGTGTTCGGCGTGTTGCGCCTGGGCGTGCTGATGCGCTTTGTCAGCAGCTCGGTGCGTACCGGCTTCGTCAATGCGCTGGCCATTCTTATCTTTGCTGCCCAGCTACCGCAGCTGCACGGTGCCACCGCTGCTACCTGGGCGATGCTGGCCTTGGGCTTGCTGGTGATCTATGGGCTGCCACGGCTGCCTTTGCCCGGCGTCCGTGCGATTCCCTCGCCGCTGATCTGCATCGTTGTGCTGAGCCTGCTGGCATCCTGGCTGAAGCTGGATCTGCCTACGGTTGCCGATCTTGGCAAGTTGCCGGATGCGCTGCCGCAGTGGTTGGGCCTGCCCTCGCTGCCGTTCGATCTGGACACACTGCGTATCATCGCGATGCCGGCGTTGGCGATCGCGATGGTGGGTTTGCTGGAATCGATGATGACGGCGCGGGTGGTCGATGAGCTCACTGATACGCCCAGTTCCAAGGACCGGGAGTGCACGGGTCTGGGCGTGGCCAATATCGCCGCCAGCCTGTTCGGTGGCATTGCCGGCTGCGGCATGATCGGGCAGACCGTCGGCAACGTGAAGTACGGTGGCCGAGGCCGGCTTTCGACCTTGTTTGCTGGCGTGTTCCTGCTGGTGCTGATGGTGTTGCTCAAGCCCTGTGTTGGCCAGGTGCCGGTGATCGCGCTGGTCGCGATCATGGTGATGGTCAGCGTGTCCACGTTTGACTGGCGCAGCCTGGGTGCATTGGTGAGGCATCCACGCCTGTCCGGTGTGGTGATGCTGGCGACGGTGGCGGTGACCTTGGGTACGCACAATCTGGCGGCCGGTGTTGGCGTAGGCGTGCTGCTGAGCGGGGTGTTCTTCGCGCTGAAGGTGGCGCGCCTGCTGCGCGTGGAAGCACAGGATCAGGCCGATGGCAGCCTTCGCTATGTGGTGCGCGGGCAGGTGTTCTTTGCGTCTGCCGACGCCTTCATTGATGCGTTCGATCCGCGTGTTGCTGAAGGACGCGCTGTGGTGATTGATCTGTCCGGCGCACAGCTGTGGGATATCACTGCGGTGGCGGCTTTGGAAAAAGTGGTCAGTCGCTATCGCCATCATGGCGTGAAGCCGCGCGTGCTGGGGCTGGACCGACAGGGTCGGGCACTGCTGCGGCGGGTACTGCGTGACGGTGAGTTGGCGGCGGATGACCCAGCTTTGTAG
- a CDS encoding CDGSH iron-sulfur domain-containing protein yields MATETVRGKTVTIHFDSERCIHSRNCVLSHPDVFVPNVVGEWIHPDAVAPEEVELIARNCPSGAIRYEYNDGTHSEPAPVVNLVHIRENGPLAFNAPLLIAGKDEGMRATLCRCGESHNKPFCDHRHVECGFVATGEPAEKKSEALSQRDGPLQIKPTTNGPLHVIGNLEVVSGTGRTIDRLSETWLCRCGHSNNKPFCDGSHKKVGFQAEGE; encoded by the coding sequence ATGGCAACCGAAACCGTACGCGGCAAAACCGTCACCATCCATTTCGACAGCGAGCGTTGCATCCACTCACGCAACTGCGTGTTAAGCCATCCGGATGTGTTCGTACCCAACGTGGTGGGGGAATGGATCCACCCCGACGCGGTCGCCCCGGAAGAGGTGGAGCTGATCGCCCGCAACTGCCCCTCAGGCGCCATCCGCTACGAATACAACGACGGCACGCACAGCGAACCGGCACCGGTGGTGAACCTGGTGCATATCCGTGAGAACGGCCCCCTCGCCTTCAACGCGCCCCTGCTGATCGCCGGCAAGGATGAAGGCATGCGCGCGACGCTATGCCGCTGTGGCGAATCGCATAACAAACCGTTCTGCGATCACCGCCATGTAGAGTGCGGTTTCGTCGCTACTGGCGAACCCGCTGAAAAGAAGTCAGAGGCACTATCGCAGCGCGATGGTCCACTGCAGATCAAGCCGACCACGAACGGTCCCTTGCACGTGATTGGCAACCTCGAAGTCGTCAGCGGCACCGGCCGCACCATCGACCGCCTCAGCGAGACCTGGCTATGCCGCTGCGGTCACTCCAACAACAAGCCCTTTTGCGATGGCAGCCATAAGAAAGTTGGGTTTCAGGCTGAGGGTGAGTAA
- a CDS encoding class I SAM-dependent methyltransferase: protein MPHYTGPLLTRPLLEQLQNALKKGNSELGTSLDLGRSQESISVSADSWQYKGQHYPWPAKLKDRTIYYWDGEEFSAASRFGSGLYKLVPTDWGIPTFEIDGIKMLVSAQISPLDDARRKVALVQPRGKQLLDTCGGMGYFAACCLDEGVASIRSFEKSPEVLWLRTLNPWSPDPDAEHAGGRLQLNHGDVSKEIEGIADASMDAVLHDPPRFGIAGELYSQVFYDHLARVLRKGGRLFHYTGAPNKLTSGRDVPREVATRLQKAGFKAELALDGVLAIRK from the coding sequence ATGCCCCACTACACCGGCCCCCTGCTCACCCGCCCGCTGCTCGAGCAGCTGCAAAACGCCCTGAAGAAGGGCAACAGCGAGCTCGGCACCTCACTCGACCTGGGCCGCAGCCAGGAAAGCATCAGCGTCAGCGCCGACAGCTGGCAATACAAGGGTCAGCACTACCCGTGGCCGGCCAAGCTCAAGGACCGCACCATCTACTACTGGGACGGCGAGGAGTTCAGCGCTGCCTCGCGCTTCGGCAGCGGCTTGTACAAATTGGTACCCACTGATTGGGGCATCCCCACCTTCGAGATCGACGGCATCAAGATGCTGGTCAGCGCGCAGATCTCGCCGCTGGACGACGCCCGCCGCAAGGTGGCGCTGGTGCAGCCACGCGGCAAGCAGCTGCTCGATACCTGCGGAGGCATGGGGTATTTCGCCGCCTGCTGCCTGGACGAAGGTGTGGCCAGCATCCGCTCGTTCGAGAAGAGCCCGGAGGTGCTGTGGCTGCGCACCCTCAACCCATGGTCGCCGGATCCCGATGCTGAACACGCAGGCGGCCGGCTGCAGTTGAACCACGGTGATGTCTCCAAGGAAATCGAAGGCATCGCTGACGCCTCGATGGATGCGGTGCTGCATGACCCGCCGCGCTTCGGCATCGCCGGCGAACTGTATTCACAGGTGTTCTACGATCACCTTGCCCGCGTGCTGCGCAAGGGCGGCCGTCTGTTCCATTACACCGGCGCCCCCAACAAGCTGACCAGCGGCCGCGACGTGCCGCGCGAAGTCGCCACCCGCCTGCAGAAAGCCGGCTTCAAGGCCGAACTGGCGCTGGATGGCGTGCTGGCGATACGTAAATAG
- a CDS encoding acyl-CoA dehydrogenase family protein, whose protein sequence is MNTVAAQNLDESIAKQLFFGHIAEDVLFPYPQIRERDREMLGAMTDAIDQFLADKTADLRQYDRDAEQPPEFIQALRDMGLFGLIIPEEYGGLELSNGAYARVLGQTSSHDSSVSLTIGAHSSIGMKGLLLFGNDEQKQRYLPKLASGEMIAAFCLTESGAGSDAAAIRTKAHRNDDGSWTLSGEKIWITNGGIADFYTVFARTDTPEGKVTAFIVEAGWEGVSHGPHEDKMGIRASSTTTVAFSDVRVPAANVLGPVGKGFKVAMNILNSGRTGLGGGAVGGMRALIRMTCAQASERKQFGQPIAEFGLVREKIAQMTADCFAAESTVWMVAHLIDSGRTDYSVEAAMSKIFASEAVQRSCYEALQIAAGNGFMRELPYEQMTRDTRILSIFEGTNEILRLYVALNGLKGVGATLSELQSAVGGIFNDPIKGFGVLSDYAGRRVREATGYGTGRIRAPLNDALRPLARLCEKYTVELSKASDRLLRKHGKKIADQQHAQKRVADIAIDLFVGLCVLSRVESLLQAGHPAADDAVKIARLFARQARRRMARNVRGLERNEDEIVESLAASVLERGGYAWDVM, encoded by the coding sequence GTGAATACCGTTGCAGCACAGAACCTGGATGAAAGCATCGCCAAGCAGCTGTTCTTTGGCCATATCGCCGAAGATGTGTTGTTCCCCTACCCGCAGATCCGTGAGCGCGACCGCGAGATGCTGGGCGCGATGACCGACGCCATCGACCAGTTCCTGGCCGACAAGACCGCCGACCTGCGCCAGTACGACCGCGACGCCGAGCAGCCACCGGAGTTCATCCAGGCGTTGCGCGACATGGGCCTGTTCGGACTGATCATTCCCGAGGAATACGGCGGACTGGAGCTCTCCAACGGCGCCTATGCGCGCGTGCTGGGCCAAACCAGCAGCCATGACAGCTCGGTATCGCTGACCATCGGCGCGCACAGCTCGATCGGCATGAAGGGCCTGCTGTTGTTCGGCAACGACGAGCAGAAGCAGCGCTACCTGCCCAAACTGGCCAGCGGCGAGATGATCGCCGCGTTCTGCCTGACCGAATCCGGCGCTGGCTCCGACGCGGCAGCCATCCGTACCAAGGCGCATCGCAACGATGACGGCAGCTGGACGCTGAGCGGTGAGAAGATCTGGATCACCAATGGCGGCATCGCCGATTTCTACACCGTGTTCGCACGCACCGACACGCCGGAAGGCAAGGTCACCGCCTTCATTGTCGAAGCCGGCTGGGAAGGCGTGAGCCACGGCCCGCACGAAGACAAGATGGGCATCCGCGCCTCGTCCACCACCACCGTCGCCTTCAGCGATGTACGTGTGCCCGCAGCCAATGTGCTGGGTCCGGTTGGCAAGGGCTTCAAGGTTGCAATGAACATCCTCAACAGCGGCCGCACCGGTCTTGGCGGCGGCGCTGTCGGCGGCATGCGCGCATTGATACGCATGACCTGCGCCCAAGCCAGCGAGCGCAAGCAGTTCGGCCAGCCGATTGCCGAGTTCGGCCTCGTGCGCGAGAAGATCGCGCAGATGACTGCCGATTGCTTCGCCGCCGAAAGCACGGTGTGGATGGTGGCGCACCTGATCGACAGCGGCCGCACCGACTACTCGGTGGAAGCTGCAATGAGCAAGATCTTCGCCAGCGAGGCGGTTCAGCGCAGCTGCTACGAAGCACTGCAGATTGCTGCCGGCAATGGCTTCATGCGCGAACTGCCCTACGAGCAGATGACCCGCGACACCCGCATCCTGTCGATCTTCGAAGGCACCAACGAGATCCTGCGCCTGTATGTGGCACTGAATGGCCTGAAGGGCGTGGGCGCAACCCTGAGCGAACTGCAGAGCGCGGTCGGCGGCATCTTCAACGACCCGATCAAGGGCTTCGGCGTGCTCAGCGACTATGCCGGACGCCGCGTACGTGAAGCCACGGGCTATGGCACCGGCCGCATCCGCGCGCCACTCAACGATGCGCTGCGACCGCTGGCGCGCTTGTGCGAGAAGTACACGGTGGAGCTGTCCAAGGCCTCGGACCGGCTGCTGCGCAAGCACGGCAAGAAGATCGCAGACCAGCAGCACGCGCAGAAGCGCGTGGCGGATATCGCCATCGACCTGTTTGTCGGGCTGTGTGTTCTTTCACGCGTTGAGAGCCTGCTGCAAGCGGGTCACCCTGCTGCGGACGACGCGGTGAAGATCGCCCGTCTATTCGCCCGCCAGGCACGCCGGCGCATGGCGCGTAACGTACGCGGACTTGAGCGCAACGAAGATGAGATCGTCGAATCGCTGGCCGCATCGGTACTGGAGCGCGGCGGCTACGCCTGGGACGTGATGTAA
- a CDS encoding serine hydrolase domain-containing protein produces MGMLAALPSVRALAAPRKDTSSSSWIPDETLLAELPRIMQAFAVPGVGIAVVEDGEVAWSRGFGLANVQAKIPVDARTVFEDASLSKPVFAYLVMQLVEQGKIDLDAPLVAYRRPDYLGDHPWLALITARDVLRHTTGLPDWRKSPATEKLVPMVKPGTRINYSGEAFVWLQLVVEGITGQSLDEAMQMYLFGPAGMKDSSYTWNADLAARSVFGYPAHDRTDGGAPRQVIREQWSVAQQVADRWGKPLSAWKYADAERAMPEVLALAPAGLVAWPGDILANAAASLRTTVQDYATFLSLMMAGRKCATWEISEASRQAMLTPQISLPGRWTEKCLGWNTEQTRDGPVFYHSGSNSGIFKNFAIGDAQRRRGIVVLTNGGSGSLVHQRVVRSVTGYDLLSYDL; encoded by the coding sequence ATGGGCATGCTCGCCGCACTGCCGTCGGTGCGAGCGCTGGCCGCGCCGCGCAAGGACACCAGCAGCAGTTCGTGGATTCCTGATGAAACACTCCTCGCCGAGCTCCCGCGAATCATGCAGGCCTTCGCGGTTCCAGGTGTTGGCATCGCCGTTGTCGAGGACGGCGAAGTGGCGTGGAGTCGAGGCTTCGGCCTGGCAAATGTGCAGGCGAAAATACCTGTGGATGCACGCACGGTGTTCGAGGATGCATCACTCAGCAAGCCGGTGTTTGCCTATCTGGTGATGCAGTTGGTGGAGCAGGGGAAGATTGATCTGGATGCGCCGCTGGTGGCTTATCGCAGGCCTGATTACCTCGGTGATCACCCGTGGCTTGCGCTGATCACCGCACGCGATGTATTGCGGCATACGACGGGTCTTCCGGATTGGCGCAAATCGCCAGCGACCGAGAAGCTGGTGCCGATGGTCAAGCCTGGTACGCGCATCAACTACTCCGGCGAGGCGTTCGTCTGGCTGCAACTTGTGGTTGAGGGCATCACCGGGCAGAGTCTGGATGAGGCTATGCAGATGTATCTGTTTGGCCCGGCCGGGATGAAGGACAGCAGTTACACGTGGAATGCGGACCTGGCTGCGCGCTCTGTCTTTGGATATCCAGCGCATGATCGTACCGATGGCGGCGCGCCACGACAGGTGATCCGCGAGCAGTGGAGCGTCGCTCAGCAGGTCGCGGACCGCTGGGGTAAGCCATTGTCCGCATGGAAGTACGCCGATGCCGAACGTGCAATGCCCGAAGTGCTGGCGCTGGCCCCTGCCGGTCTGGTGGCATGGCCTGGCGATATCCTCGCCAATGCCGCTGCAAGCCTGCGTACGACAGTGCAGGACTACGCGACCTTCCTCAGTTTGATGATGGCCGGCCGCAAGTGTGCGACATGGGAAATAAGCGAAGCCTCACGACAGGCAATGTTGACGCCACAGATCAGCTTGCCCGGTCGATGGACCGAGAAATGCCTGGGCTGGAACACCGAGCAGACCCGTGACGGACCGGTGTTCTACCACTCAGGCAGCAACAGCGGCATCTTCAAGAATTTCGCGATAGGTGATGCGCAGCGACGGCGCGGCATCGTGGTCCTGACCAACGGCGGCAGCGGTTCGCTGGTGCACCAACGGGTGGTGCGTTCGGTTACAGGGTATGACCTGCTGTCTTACGATCTCTAG
- a CDS encoding superantigen-like protein SSL4, with translation MRSESAAEPLWTRLTAGMIALAFMSGLVRLLLQLPELNLAREETRIQLRWLLTSPQAAALAPPQQRAASALPDSPQRAPTAATNNAPTVDAPPATPQLAVTAVPAAKPSAAQAGWSQRLYGKDGTLAVPTDGNATRQKSATERVFEHRDELATGVGDRPLEKMVSGMFEDKEKPPTLGQMGARLIHGPDIQPAQARRPPEVAFNPNLHERKSDLGSEATGDAYKAAPIRYEKAPDMKGEASRRIRVALGALEQRYPRCNGQQRRQWLAPAMTHLDALQRAEYRFNNGADPVEAEHSLLSAADSAYDMARRALWDAERRMKMCT, from the coding sequence ATGCGTTCCGAATCTGCTGCCGAACCGCTATGGACCCGACTGACTGCCGGCATGATTGCCCTTGCATTCATGTCCGGGCTGGTGCGCTTGTTGCTGCAGTTGCCGGAGCTGAACCTTGCACGGGAAGAAACGCGGATCCAGCTGCGTTGGTTGCTGACCTCACCGCAGGCGGCCGCACTTGCACCGCCGCAGCAACGCGCAGCTTCAGCGCTGCCGGATAGTCCACAGCGTGCGCCGACAGCAGCCACCAACAACGCGCCTACCGTCGATGCACCGCCTGCAACTCCGCAGCTTGCGGTGACTGCAGTGCCTGCAGCGAAGCCATCGGCAGCGCAGGCTGGCTGGTCGCAACGCCTGTATGGCAAGGACGGCACATTGGCGGTGCCCACGGACGGCAACGCCACGCGGCAGAAGAGCGCGACCGAGCGGGTGTTCGAGCACCGCGACGAGTTGGCGACCGGGGTTGGTGATCGACCGCTGGAGAAAATGGTTTCCGGCATGTTCGAGGACAAGGAAAAGCCGCCAACGCTTGGGCAGATGGGCGCGCGCTTGATCCATGGTCCGGATATCCAACCGGCGCAGGCACGGCGCCCGCCCGAGGTTGCGTTCAATCCCAACCTGCACGAGCGCAAGTCCGATCTGGGCAGCGAGGCCACCGGGGATGCCTATAAGGCGGCGCCCATCCGCTACGAAAAGGCGCCGGACATGAAAGGCGAAGCCAGCCGCCGTATCCGCGTCGCACTGGGGGCGCTGGAGCAGCGCTACCCGCGATGCAATGGGCAGCAGCGCCGGCAATGGCTTGCCCCGGCGATGACGCACCTGGATGCGCTGCAACGCGCCGAGTACCGCTTCAACAATGGCGCCGATCCGGTGGAGGCCGAGCACAGCCTGCTCAGCGCGGCCGACAGCGCCTATGACATGGCCCGGCGCGCACTGTGGGATGCCGAGCGGCGCATGAAAATGTGCACTTGA
- a CDS encoding arylsulfatase encodes MNDVAPTASTASKGKPNILVIFGDDIGIPQISAYTRGLMGYQTPNIDRIANEGAFCTDSYGQQSCTAGRASFILGQEPFRTGLLTIGMPGDPHGIAEWMPTIADVLKSEGYATGQFGKNHLGDQDQHLPTNHGFDEFFGNLYHLNAEEEPESYFYPKDPAFKKKYGPRGVIHSYGDGKVEDTGPLNKARMPTVDEEFLGAAQTFIKKSVKDKSPFFVWFNTTRMHVFTHLKEESLGKTGKGMHADGMVEHDGHVGQLLDLLDKLGVDDNTIVVYTTDNGAEIALWPDGAMTMFRGEKGSTWEGGFRIPMAIRWPGVIKPGTVVNEPISLIDMFPTLCAAAGVPDIKEKLAKGVTLGKKKFKVKLDGYNFMPFLQGKEKEGPRKSIFYFDQGGNLNAVRYQDWKLSFAVQAHGNIATGSRTVTNWATITNLRMDPYERGLEDGGGAVDFLARQMWLIVPVMGAIKSFFSDFKDFPYQPGSSLNAGSINYDLIRQTEALTRLKDLESLHPSS; translated from the coding sequence GTGAATGACGTGGCCCCTACCGCATCGACTGCCTCCAAAGGCAAACCCAATATCCTGGTGATCTTCGGCGACGATATCGGCATTCCACAGATCAGCGCGTATACGCGCGGGCTGATGGGTTACCAGACGCCAAACATCGATCGCATTGCCAATGAAGGCGCTTTTTGTACCGACTCGTATGGGCAGCAAAGCTGCACCGCCGGGCGCGCCTCATTCATTCTTGGCCAGGAGCCGTTTCGAACCGGCTTGTTGACCATCGGCATGCCCGGCGATCCGCACGGCATCGCCGAATGGATGCCGACGATTGCCGACGTGCTAAAGAGCGAAGGCTATGCAACCGGCCAGTTCGGCAAGAATCACCTGGGCGACCAGGATCAGCATCTGCCGACCAACCATGGATTCGATGAGTTCTTCGGAAATCTCTATCACCTCAACGCCGAGGAAGAGCCGGAAAGCTACTTCTATCCCAAGGATCCCGCGTTCAAGAAGAAGTACGGGCCGCGCGGCGTGATCCACTCCTATGGCGATGGCAAGGTCGAGGACACCGGCCCGCTCAACAAGGCGCGCATGCCAACCGTGGATGAAGAATTCCTCGGTGCGGCGCAGACCTTCATCAAGAAGAGCGTCAAGGACAAGTCACCGTTCTTCGTCTGGTTCAACACCACGCGCATGCACGTGTTCACCCACCTCAAAGAGGAGTCGCTGGGCAAGACCGGCAAGGGCATGCATGCAGACGGCATGGTCGAGCACGACGGCCACGTCGGCCAGCTACTCGACCTGCTGGACAAGCTTGGCGTCGACGACAACACCATTGTGGTCTACACCACCGACAACGGCGCAGAAATCGCATTGTGGCCCGACGGCGCAATGACCATGTTCCGTGGCGAGAAGGGCTCGACCTGGGAAGGCGGCTTCCGCATTCCGATGGCGATCCGTTGGCCTGGCGTGATCAAACCTGGCACGGTAGTCAACGAGCCAATTTCCCTGATCGATATGTTCCCAACGCTATGTGCGGCGGCTGGGGTACCGGACATCAAGGAGAAGCTGGCCAAGGGTGTCACGCTCGGCAAGAAGAAGTTCAAGGTGAAGCTGGACGGCTACAACTTCATGCCCTTCCTGCAAGGGAAGGAAAAGGAAGGCCCACGCAAATCGATCTTCTACTTCGACCAGGGCGGAAACCTCAACGCCGTGCGTTACCAAGACTGGAAGCTGAGCTTCGCCGTGCAGGCGCACGGCAATATCGCCACCGGCTCAAGAACGGTGACCAACTGGGCCACGATCACCAACCTGCGCATGGACCCGTACGAACGCGGCCTGGAGGACGGCGGCGGCGCGGTGGATTTCCTGGCCCGGCAGATGTGGTTGATCGTGCCGGTGATGGGTGCCATCAAGTCCTTCTTCTCGGACTTCAAGGACTTCCCCTATCAGCCCGGCAGTTCACTCAATGCAGGCAGCATCAACTACGACCTGATCCGGCAGACTGAAGCGCTGACTCGGCTGAAGGATTTGGAATCGCTGCATCCGAGCAGTTGA
- a CDS encoding TonB-dependent hemoglobin/transferrin/lactoferrin family receptor, whose protein sequence is MNAAVSVLALAVLASLSGVARAEAPDASNLDTVRVEAERAKKSKSRNQNVTVLSAADLDAEMANNMEEAIRYIPGVSVVDMGRFGDNGFNIRGLESDRVAITVDGLSLAESVETARSYEFFRSGRGDVDIDTLKSLQVVKGADSITSGSGALGGAVVFTTKDPADYLKPEGNDTHVGVKFGYSGSNDESMGTLSLANRTGIVESMLVYTRREGHESESWYDSTVDRIGVGRRTPDPVDSTRDNLLGKVDLQLSDAHTLGFMYERGRAHNEVDNLSRVYAPGYLERKGDDRNDRDRYGVTWQWRAGNALFDTLDAQLDRQITDSRGVTRILAGSGCPGGGAPCKRSEDRATEQTLDRAALDFSKVVEGPVRHDIGYGLAWQQRDIDYTAVDTRWNAAGDIASVEHDPRQVPKTDARSWNLYLRDSLSLFDERLQLSGGLRYDRYDYSPQVDSTFVDKTGSVRDLRFSAPSWQVGAEFRFLPDHALWAQLGRGFRAPSVADLYSPTSASAAFDAVSGAPIQLDTSMSNPDLDAEKSLNIELGYRWTTDRAQLGFSVFRDQYDNFIETVTTAVPYANGYRTTATGPVQYSYNSTMPVNAGKVTVKGAELEGRWQIADAWSSRVAAAYSKGEKHNGDPLESIVPASAVLGVRYAPSPLWNVSANLTHAWGKSASDAYTTSANGTQVVPAWTGKADGYTVLDLTGSWNITPQLRVTAGIYNLTDREYYLWQRVRVINKGTNTLYGYVNDDGIGRYSEPGRNARVTVAYSF, encoded by the coding sequence ATGAATGCAGCTGTATCCGTGCTTGCGCTGGCCGTGCTGGCCAGCCTGTCCGGCGTCGCCCGTGCCGAGGCGCCGGACGCGTCGAACCTGGACACCGTCCGGGTCGAGGCCGAACGGGCAAAGAAGAGCAAGTCGCGCAACCAGAACGTGACCGTTCTAAGCGCCGCCGATCTCGATGCCGAGATGGCCAACAACATGGAAGAGGCCATCCGCTACATACCGGGCGTGAGCGTCGTGGACATGGGCCGCTTCGGTGACAACGGCTTCAACATCCGTGGCCTGGAAAGCGATCGCGTGGCAATCACCGTCGATGGCCTGAGCCTGGCCGAATCGGTGGAGACGGCGCGTTCCTACGAGTTCTTCCGCAGCGGTCGCGGCGATGTGGATATCGATACGCTGAAGAGCCTGCAGGTGGTCAAGGGCGCCGATTCGATCACCTCCGGCAGCGGTGCGCTCGGCGGTGCGGTGGTGTTCACCACCAAGGACCCGGCGGACTACCTCAAGCCCGAAGGCAACGACACCCATGTCGGGGTGAAGTTCGGTTACAGCGGCTCCAACGACGAGAGCATGGGCACGCTGAGCTTGGCCAACCGCACTGGCATCGTCGAGTCGATGCTGGTCTACACCCGCCGCGAAGGCCATGAAAGTGAAAGCTGGTACGACAGTACGGTGGACCGCATCGGTGTCGGTCGGCGCACGCCGGATCCGGTCGACAGCACGCGCGACAACCTGCTGGGCAAGGTTGATCTGCAGTTGTCGGACGCGCACACGCTGGGCTTCATGTACGAGCGCGGCCGCGCCCACAACGAGGTCGACAATCTTTCACGCGTGTACGCGCCGGGCTACCTGGAGCGCAAGGGCGACGATCGCAATGACCGTGATCGCTATGGCGTGACCTGGCAGTGGCGTGCAGGCAATGCTCTGTTCGACACCCTTGATGCGCAGCTGGACCGCCAGATCACCGACAGCCGCGGCGTTACCCGAATTCTGGCCGGCAGCGGCTGCCCGGGTGGTGGTGCTCCCTGCAAGCGCAGTGAAGACCGCGCGACCGAGCAGACCCTGGACCGCGCAGCGCTGGATTTCAGCAAGGTGGTGGAAGGTCCGGTGCGGCATGACATCGGCTACGGCCTGGCCTGGCAGCAGCGCGACATCGACTACACCGCGGTGGATACCCGTTGGAATGCGGCCGGTGACATCGCAAGCGTGGAGCATGATCCGCGCCAGGTGCCCAAGACCGATGCCCGCTCCTGGAACCTGTACCTGCGCGACAGCCTGAGCCTGTTCGACGAGCGCCTGCAGCTCAGCGGTGGCCTGCGCTATGACCGCTACGATTACTCGCCGCAGGTAGACAGTACGTTCGTCGACAAGACCGGCAGCGTGCGCGACCTTCGCTTCTCGGCGCCGAGCTGGCAGGTGGGGGCGGAGTTCCGCTTCCTGCCCGACCATGCACTGTGGGCGCAGCTGGGCCGTGGCTTCCGTGCACCGAGCGTGGCAGATCTGTACTCGCCGACCAGCGCCAGCGCCGCGTTTGATGCAGTGAGCGGTGCACCGATCCAACTCGACACTTCCATGTCCAATCCTGATCTGGATGCGGAGAAGAGCCTGAACATCGAACTGGGCTACCGTTGGACCACCGATCGCGCGCAGTTGGGGTTCTCGGTGTTCCGCGACCAGTACGACAACTTCATCGAGACGGTGACCACGGCGGTGCCGTATGCTAATGGCTACCGCACAACGGCAACCGGCCCCGTGCAGTACAGCTACAACAGCACGATGCCGGTCAATGCAGGCAAGGTGACGGTGAAGGGCGCCGAGCTGGAAGGGCGCTGGCAGATCGCCGACGCGTGGTCGTCGCGAGTGGCGGCGGCGTACAGCAAGGGCGAGAAGCACAATGGTGATCCGCTGGAGAGCATCGTGCCGGCCAGCGCGGTGCTGGGCGTGCGCTATGCACCTTCGCCGCTGTGGAACGTCAGCGCCAACCTGACCCACGCCTGGGGCAAGAGTGCCAGCGACGCCTACACCACGTCGGCCAATGGCACGCAGGTGGTGCCGGCATGGACAGGCAAGGCCGATGGCTACACGGTGCTGGACCTGACCGGCAGCTGGAACATCACTCCGCAGCTGCGGGTGACGGCAGGCATCTACAACCTGACCGATCGCGAATACTACCTGTGGCAGCGCGTACGGGTGATCAACAAGGGCACCAACACCCTGTACGGCTACGTCAACGATGACGGCATCGGGCGTTACAGCGAGCCGGGCCGCAATGCCCGGGTCACCGTCGCGTACTCGTTTTGA